The following proteins are encoded in a genomic region of Populus trichocarpa isolate Nisqually-1 chromosome 13, P.trichocarpa_v4.1, whole genome shotgun sequence:
- the LOC18104348 gene encoding uncharacterized protein LOC18104348, producing MAEEEVVAPAVVPVGSDHKRKLEDLEPETLEEAEPSPADEQEPEEDGKADDVEDGGSPDSKRLRIDESKTDGLASENGFKGDESDEHAREEAEEPCVENEHGKDDNAEPLSEEVPETNDKEDPNADNQETNTTDQATVDDSKTEDAEKPSLEDAGKPCAEKLSEEAEEHLSEDQTTSRKMEVPNDKVGVLIGKGGDTIRYLQYNSGAKIQITRDAEADLQSTTRPVELIGSLSSISKAEKLINAVIAEADAGGSPSLIAMGLATSAQAAEVGDQLEIPIPNEKVGLIIGRGGETIKGLQAKSGARIQLIPQHLPEGDESKERTVRVTGDTRQIETAREMIMDVMNQTMRPATLSSSFNQQQSYRPRVPTGPAHWGPRGHHSNQQMPYDYHRGPYPTYGGYPPQQMAPRSNYSSGWEQRPPPNMQGFHPHSGGYDYYSGQGGHVSDHPVSAPMSTPLPGHVSRHSPAPVMGGPPSQVNYNYGQSHGPDYGHQAPYSQAAPSQQSYGYGYDEPKYPYGHGSSQPAYPQASNQPGYGAQQQYGKQPSYGMPSQGPPPQSYGPPRPGQPGDASYQGPIQSSQLYGQPPQQQYPYASSGPMQQAYPPYGSGSASDGYNQAPPASGPGYPQQGGQPVPTYGQPAGQAAAAGYGQVPAGGYGGYPSSQGFPEQQAANTAGYGYQVSQDPAYGSGPAFSAPTSQQAYAQPTAAQPSYDQSVPQSAGYVAAPATAPVGYGKTVSPQPGFPQYDSTQMYAAPR from the exons ATGGCGGAGGAGGAGGTTGTGGCGCCGGCAGTGGTTCCTGTGGGGTCGGATCACAAGAGAAAGCTGGAAGATTTAGAGCCTGAAACTCTAGAAGAAGCTGAGCCGAGTCCAGCCGACGAACAGGAGCCTGAAGAGGATGGGAAAGCAGATGACGTGGAGGATGGTGGTTCGCCTGATTCTAAACGGCTAAGGATCGATGAAAGCAAAACCGATGGGTTAG CCAGCGAAAATGGTTTCAAAGGAGATGAGTCAGATGAACATGCAAGGGAAGAAGCTGAAGAGCCGTGTGTTGAGAATGAGCATGGAAAAGATGATAATGCTGAGCCTCTGTCCGAGGAGGTGCCGGAAACAAATGATAAAGAAGACCCAAATGCAGATAATCAGGAGACTAATACTACTGACCAAGCTACTGTTGATGATTCCAAGACGGAGGATGCTGAGAAACCATCTTTAGAGGATGCTGGGAAACCTTGTGCTGAAAAGCTGTCTGAGGAGGCTGAGGAACATCTATCTGAGGATCAAACAACATCGCGTAAAATGGAGGTTCCAAATGACAAG GTTGGAGTACTTATTGGCAAGGGTGGAGATACTATACGTTACCTGCAGTATAATTCTGGAGCTAAAATTCAAATCACAAGGGATGCTGAAGCTGATCTACAATCCACAACAAGGCCAGTGGAATTAATAGGGAGTTTAAGTAGTATAAGCAAGGCTGAGAAGCTCATCAATGCAGTCATAGCAGAG GCTGATGCTGGGGGTTCCCCCTCTCTGATAGCTATGGGCCTTGCTACTAGTGCACAAGCTGCTGAAGTGGGAGATCAGCTGGAGATTCCAATTCCCAATGAGAAG GTTGGTCTAATCATAGGACGGGGTGGGGAAACCATCAAAGGTCTTCAAGCCAAATCAGGGGCTCGCATTCAG CTGATACCTCAACATCTTCCAGAAGGGgatgaatcaaaagaaagaacagTGCGTGTAACTGGAGATACGAGACAAATTGAGACGGCCAGAGAAATGATAATGGATGTCATGAATCAG ACTATGAGGCCGGCAACTCTCTCTAGCAGCTTTAACCAGCAGCAGTCCTATCGACCCCGAGTACCCACTGGCCCAGCTCATTGGGGTCCACGTGGTCATCATTCAAACCAGCAAATGCCGTATGATTATCATCGGGGTCCATATCCAACTTATGGTGGTTATCCTCCACAACAGATGGCTCCTAGAAGTAACTACAGTTCTGGCTGGGAGCAAAGACCTCCTCCTAACATGCAAGGCTTTCATCCGCATAGTGGTGGCTATGATTACTATAGTGGCCAAGGAGGTCATGTATCTGATCATCCGGTATCTGCCCCAATGTCTACTCCCCTTCCTGGGCATGTTTCTCGTCATTCCCCTGCCCCTGTTATGGGTGGACCTCCATCCCAGGTGAATTACAATTATGGACAGTCCCATGGTCCAGATTATGGGCATCAAGCTCCCTATTCCCAGGCAGCTCCTTCTCAGCAGAGCTATGGGTATGGATATGATGAACCGAAGTATCCTTATGGGCATGGAAGTTCTCAGCCAGCTTATCCGCAGGCCAGCAATCAACCAGGCTATGGGGCACAGCAGCAATATGGCAAGCAGCCATCGTATGGCATGCCATCACAGGGTCCACCTCCTCAATCATATGGCCCTCCTAGGCCTGGTCAGCCAGGAGATGCATCTTATCAAGGTCCCATTCAATCAAGTCAATTGTATGGTCAACCACCACAACAGCAGTATCCATATGCATCAAGTGGGCCCATGCAGCAAGCATATCCTCCTTATGGGTCTGGATCAGCTTCCGATGGGTATAATCAGGCACCACCTGCATCTGGCCCAGGCTATCCTCAGCAAGGTGGCCAGCCTGTTCCAACATATGGACAGCCAGCTGGACAAGCAGCAGCAGCTGGCTATGGTCAAGTCCCTGCTGGGGGCTATGGAGGGTATCCATCTTCACAAGGTTTTCCTGAGCAGCAAGCTGCGAACACTGCAGGTTATGGCTATCAAGTGTCCCAAGATCCTGCTTATGGTAGTGGCCCTGCATTCAGTGCACCAACCAGCCAGCAGGCTTATGCTCAACCAACAGCAGCTCAACCAAGTTATGATCAATCAGTCCCACAATCGGCTGGTTATGTCGCTGCTCCAGCAACAGCACCGGTTGGTTATGGGAAAACGGTGTCTCCACAGCCTGGTTTTCCACAATATGACTCAACCCAGATGTATGCTGCTCCACGCTGA
- the LOC18104347 gene encoding uncharacterized protein LOC18104347 translates to MQSSNLTSLPEDDEQQQHQQNQKPPSFSAFASLPTRPATQSCLQKYAPLEWTGLFDKEEDVCIPDSNDVFHVYMAGTEGPVVFCLHGGGYSGLSFALSASKIKEKARVVAMDLRGHGKTSTENELDLSVEAMCNDFFAVVKAMYGDSPPAIVLVGHSMGGSVAVHVAAKRALPSLAGLVVVDVVEGTAMASLIHMQKLLSSRMQHFSSLEKAIEWSVKGGSLRNIDSARVSVPTTLKYNDAKNCYVYRTCLEETEQYWRGWYEGLSDKFLSCPVPKLLLLAGTDRLDRSLTIGQMQGKFQMVVVRHTGHAIQEDTPDEFATLVVNFISRNRIGPHGVEIPGLHRPSQPQQ, encoded by the exons atGCAATCGTCAAATCTCACTTCACTACCTGAAGATgatgaacaacaacaacatcaacaaaatcaaaagcCACCATCATTCTCTGCTTTTGCTTCCCTTCCAACTCGCCCTGCTACTCA GAGTTGTTTACAAAAGTACGCTCCATTGGAGTGGACAGGATTGTTTGACAAGGAGGAAGATGTCTGCATTCCTGACTCCAATGAT GTATTTCATGTATACATGGCAGGGACAGAGGGAcctgttgttttttgtttacatGGAGGTGGTTATTCtgg GCTTTCATTTGCGCTCTCAGCGAGTAAAATTAAGGAGAAAGCTCGGGTAGTTGCTATGGACTTGAGAGGACATGGAAAGACTTCGACTGAAAATGAGCTCGACCTTTCTGTTGAG GCTATGTGTAATGATTTTTTCGCTGTAGTGAAGGCAATGTATGGAGATTCTCCTCCAGCAATTGTGCTTGTTGGCCACAG CATGGGGGGATCAGTTGCTGTGCATGTTGCTGCTAAAAGAGCGTTACCAAGCTTGGCTGGGCTGGTTGTTGTGGATGTCGTGgag GGAACAGCTATGGCTTCATTGATTCACATGCAGAAACTCTTATCAAGTAGAATGCAGCATTTTTCTAGTTTGGAAAAAGCG ATAGAATGGAGTGTCAAGGGAGGTTCATTAAGAAACATCGATTCTGCTCGGGTATCTGTGCCTACCACATTAAAATACAACGATGCAAAGAACTG TTATGTTTATAGAACCTGCTTGGAGGAAACAGAACAATATTGGAGAGGCTG GTATGAAGGCCTTTCAGATAAATTTCTATCATGTCCCGTTCCCAAGCTCTTGCTTTTAGCAGGAACAGACAGACTGGACAG ATCTCTTACAATTGGGCAAATGCAAGGCAAGTTCCAAATGGTAGTTGTCAGACACACTGGACATGCTATACAG GAAGACACACCCGATGAATTTGCGACACTGGTAGTTAATTTTATATCCCGTAACCGGATAGGTCCTCATGGGGTCGAG ATACCTGGTCTCCACCGAccatcacaaccacaacaatgA